A single genomic interval of Wolbachia endosymbiont of Diaphorina citri harbors:
- the gyrA gene encoding DNA topoisomerase (ATP-hydrolyzing) subunit A has protein sequence MQDNIVPVSIVKELEDSYLSYAMSVIISRAIPDVRDGFKPVHRRILYAMSRAGFDAGKPYKKAARIVGDVMGKYHPHGDAAIYDSLVRMAQDFSLLLPLIDGQGNFGSIDGDPPASMRYTEARLHRVSHFLLNDIDEDTVDFRANYDGNETEPVVLPAEFPNLLVNGGSGVAVGMATNIPSHNLGEIIDACMLYIDNPEVTLDELLEVIPGPDFPTGGIILGRSGIRSAFAKGRGSIVVQGKTHIENLPQDRQAIVIDEIPYQVNKVKLIEKIGELAKEKRIEGITEIRDESDKSGIRVVIDLKKNTEADFILNQILGLTPLRSSFSVNTLVLNNNRPALMSLKEIIAAFIDFRKEVLIRRTEFRLKKTREKAHIYIGLYIAVLSIDEVIKIIRGAKDPEEASRELLNKEWKTSAEINTIIELISDSMSFLKDGVYRLTELQTKAILDMKLQRLTGLEKSKLENELNSMLSLIKEYIAFLGSEEKLMQEIKNNLQEIKNRFAVPRRTSIEESDMDIEAEDLIPQEDMVVTVTMNGYIKRVKLSHYRTQHRGGKGKLGQGLKEEDVITKLFVGNTHTSLLFFSNIGRVYRLKVYKLPLAEPTARGRALVNIFPLSDGETITNIMPLPSENDENQNIVFATAHGNIRRNSLADFHYIPSNGKIAIKLDEGDKLVSVKVCSEIDHVLLSTTLGKSIRFVVSDVRQFKSRNSDGVRGIKLAKNDSVISTTILNGIGIATETKELYLRVPLAKRMEAATNNSIDSKSEKTLNDLGIKNELFSKLALNEEFILTITENGFGKRTSAYEYRVTGRGGVGITNILTTSRNGNVVASFPVEQDDNIMLITDKGKLIRISVNEIRIAGRSTQGVTLFKTENKEKVVSVAKIEDPSSTEENMPEVESATSS, from the coding sequence ATGCAAGACAATATAGTACCAGTTTCGATAGTAAAAGAGCTAGAAGATTCTTATCTCTCCTACGCAATGAGTGTAATCATAAGCCGAGCTATACCTGACGTGCGAGATGGATTTAAACCTGTACATAGGCGTATATTATATGCAATGTCAAGAGCTGGGTTCGATGCAGGTAAGCCATATAAAAAGGCAGCTCGTATAGTTGGAGATGTAATGGGAAAATATCACCCACATGGTGATGCAGCTATTTACGATTCCTTGGTCAGGATGGCTCAAGATTTTTCTCTTCTTTTACCACTTATTGATGGGCAAGGTAACTTTGGTTCGATAGATGGAGATCCGCCAGCTTCAATGCGATATACAGAAGCAAGGCTCCACAGGGTGTCGCATTTTTTACTGAATGATATTGATGAAGATACAGTTGATTTTAGGGCAAACTACGACGGAAATGAAACGGAGCCTGTCGTATTGCCGGCAGAATTTCCTAATCTGTTGGTAAACGGTGGAAGTGGTGTTGCAGTTGGTATGGCAACCAATATTCCTTCTCATAATCTTGGTGAGATAATTGATGCTTGCATGTTATATATAGATAACCCTGAAGTTACTCTAGATGAGTTGCTTGAAGTAATACCAGGGCCGGATTTTCCAACGGGAGGAATAATTCTTGGCAGATCTGGAATAAGATCAGCGTTTGCTAAAGGCCGAGGTTCAATTGTCGTTCAGGGTAAAACTCATATAGAAAATCTGCCACAAGATAGACAAGCAATAGTTATTGATGAAATACCTTACCAAGTAAATAAAGTAAAATTAATTGAGAAAATAGGCGAGCTCGCAAAAGAAAAAAGAATTGAGGGCATAACAGAGATTAGGGATGAGTCTGATAAGTCTGGTATTAGAGTAGTAATTGATCTCAAAAAAAACACTGAAGCAGATTTTATATTGAATCAAATACTAGGACTTACTCCTCTGAGAAGTAGCTTTAGTGTTAATACTTTAGTTCTGAACAACAACAGGCCTGCTTTGATGTCATTGAAAGAAATCATAGCTGCTTTTATTGACTTTAGAAAAGAAGTACTAATCAGGAGAACAGAGTTTCGTCTAAAAAAGACGAGAGAAAAAGCTCATATATACATAGGGCTCTACATTGCGGTCCTCAGCATAGATGAAGTGATAAAAATCATCCGTGGTGCAAAAGATCCTGAAGAAGCAAGCAGAGAGCTTTTAAACAAGGAATGGAAAACCTCAGCTGAAATAAACACGATTATTGAATTAATCTCAGACAGTATGAGCTTTTTGAAAGATGGAGTGTATAGATTAACTGAGCTGCAAACAAAAGCTATTCTTGATATGAAATTGCAACGCTTAACAGGCCTTGAAAAAAGCAAATTAGAAAATGAGTTAAATTCAATGCTTAGCCTGATAAAAGAATATATCGCTTTTCTTGGCTCAGAAGAGAAATTGATGCAAGAAATAAAAAACAATTTACAAGAAATAAAGAATAGATTTGCCGTACCTCGAAGAACTTCAATAGAAGAATCAGACATGGACATTGAAGCTGAAGATCTAATTCCACAAGAAGATATGGTAGTGACCGTAACTATGAATGGTTACATCAAACGTGTGAAGCTCTCTCACTATAGAACCCAGCATCGTGGTGGAAAAGGAAAGCTAGGACAGGGATTAAAAGAGGAGGACGTAATCACAAAATTATTTGTTGGAAATACTCATACTAGCCTTTTATTCTTTTCTAATATCGGTCGAGTTTACAGATTAAAAGTTTACAAACTGCCTCTTGCAGAGCCAACTGCACGTGGAAGAGCGCTTGTTAATATATTCCCGCTTAGCGATGGTGAAACTATAACTAACATCATGCCGCTTCCAAGTGAGAATGACGAAAATCAAAATATAGTTTTTGCTACTGCTCATGGGAACATAAGGCGTAACTCCTTAGCGGATTTTCACTATATTCCAAGCAATGGAAAAATAGCAATAAAGCTCGATGAAGGGGATAAATTAGTGTCAGTTAAAGTATGTAGCGAAATTGATCACGTTCTACTTTCAACAACGCTTGGAAAAAGCATTAGATTTGTTGTAAGCGATGTGCGTCAATTTAAGAGTCGCAATTCAGATGGAGTAAGAGGTATCAAACTTGCAAAAAATGACAGCGTGATATCCACGACCATACTAAACGGCATAGGTATTGCAACAGAAACAAAAGAACTTTACTTAAGAGTTCCGCTTGCAAAAAGGATGGAAGCTGCAACCAATAACTCAATTGATTCTAAATCAGAAAAAACTTTGAATGATTTAGGAATAAAGAACGAATTATTCTCAAAACTCGCACTTAATGAGGAATTCATATTAACTATTACTGAAAATGGCTTTGGTAAAAGAACTTCTGCATATGAATATAGGGTAACAGGTAGAGGTGGTGTTGGTATTACAAATATCCTTACTACTAGTAGAAATGGCAATGTTGTTGCTAGTTTTCCAGTTGAGCAGGATGACAACATAATGCTTATTACAGATAAAGGAAAGTTAATTCGCATTTCGGTTAATGAAATTAGAATTGCAGGACGCAGCACTCAGGGAGTTACTCTGTTTAAAACAGAAAATAAAGAAAAGGTGGTATCGGTAGCAAAAATTGAAGATCCTAGCTCCACTGAAGAGAATATGCCTGAGGTTGAAAGTGCTACTTCTTCTTAA
- a CDS encoding tetratricopeptide repeat protein — protein sequence MLRIVQRNKIYWLRAATNPTTLGPMFICMLICVVILCRSSITYASKNLEIQKAFDNVVKHIKADKKYKDLDVIERKSDKFNIKISQNSGKNLDIYSILKKAKDSFESGDNETATSLLNQIIAKFPYHESALIGLGNIYYANKEIKKAIEIYTKLLKEYSNNPYIFKNFLTIISQYDPDLALSEMLKLYDIHKNYAPLSANLGLTYMKKGDYVKAREYMTEAISLDQNNIFYIYNLAVILDKLSDFKNATAFYLKLLNMSKNASERIPLYKVAARLKFIQLHSAHPAIS from the coding sequence GTGTTGCGTATAGTTCAAAGAAATAAGATTTACTGGTTACGCGCTGCAACTAATCCCACAACACTAGGACCTATGTTTATCTGCATGTTAATTTGCGTTGTGATTTTATGTAGGTCTTCTATTACCTATGCTAGCAAAAATTTAGAGATACAAAAGGCCTTCGATAATGTTGTCAAGCATATAAAAGCTGATAAAAAATATAAAGATCTTGATGTGATTGAGAGAAAAAGTGACAAATTTAATATCAAAATTTCGCAGAATTCTGGCAAGAATCTTGATATATACTCTATTTTAAAAAAAGCAAAAGACTCCTTTGAATCAGGAGATAATGAGACAGCTACTTCTCTCCTTAATCAGATTATCGCAAAATTTCCTTATCATGAAAGTGCTTTAATTGGACTAGGGAATATCTATTACGCTAATAAAGAAATTAAAAAGGCTATAGAGATTTACACAAAACTGTTAAAAGAATACTCTAATAACCCCTATATATTTAAAAATTTTCTGACGATAATCTCACAATATGATCCTGATTTGGCATTAAGTGAAATGTTGAAATTGTATGATATACACAAAAATTACGCCCCTTTATCAGCAAATTTGGGTTTGACCTATATGAAAAAAGGAGACTACGTAAAAGCTAGAGAGTATATGACAGAGGCAATTTCTCTAGATCAAAACAATATTTTTTATATCTATAATTTAGCTGTTATTTTAGATAAACTCTCAGATTTTAAAAATGCTACAGCATTTTATTTAAAGTTGTTGAACATGTCAAAAAATGCAAGTGAAAGAATACCTTTATATAAGGTAGCAGCAAGACTAAAATTTATACAACTCCATAGTGCGCACCCAGCAATTTCATAA
- a CDS encoding DUF1284 domain-containing protein, with protein sequence MCTLAFRGYGYSQGFVENYKKIASKVISTQIEVVGNLDSICSACPNQTKQGECTTQAKVLELDRRHMEILGIKIGETLTWNEAVKRIREKMSLEKFDYACEGCNWQKYGMCRSALLNSF encoded by the coding sequence ATGTGCACCCTCGCGTTTCGGGGATATGGGTATTCTCAGGGTTTTGTAGAAAATTATAAAAAGATAGCAAGTAAAGTAATTAGCACTCAAATCGAAGTAGTCGGCAATCTTGATAGTATCTGTAGTGCCTGCCCAAATCAGACAAAACAAGGTGAGTGCACTACACAAGCTAAAGTTTTAGAGCTAGATAGAAGGCATATGGAAATTTTAGGAATAAAAATTGGAGAGACTTTAACCTGGAATGAAGCAGTAAAAAGAATTAGAGAGAAAATGTCTTTAGAAAAATTCGACTACGCATGTGAGGGGTGTAATTGGCAGAAATATGGAATGTGCAGAAGCGCTCTTTTGAACTCATTCTAA
- a CDS encoding biotin transporter BioY, with protein sequence MFITQSSSRSTLAEILSCVLLLFLMAQINVPLQPVPITLQTLGVMLIGLKFNCRTAFYSVLTYLSLGAAGLPILASFSGGYHIFLGPTGGYLIGCSAAVMVMSKVNELLNSKYKSFVCNSLSCLAGTVVIFICGVSWLAVYLGLEQAIMVGVLPFILPGLVKIFLLVAVLQYLKK encoded by the coding sequence ATGTTTATAACACAATCTAGCAGTAGATCAACACTGGCTGAAATACTGTCTTGCGTTTTACTTTTATTCTTGATGGCTCAAATAAACGTACCATTGCAGCCTGTACCCATCACATTGCAAACTTTGGGGGTAATGCTTATTGGGCTTAAATTTAACTGCAGAACAGCATTCTATTCTGTACTTACATATCTATCACTTGGTGCAGCAGGATTGCCTATTCTTGCAAGTTTTTCTGGTGGTTATCACATTTTTCTAGGGCCAACAGGTGGATATTTAATTGGCTGTTCAGCTGCTGTTATGGTAATGAGCAAAGTAAATGAATTACTGAACTCTAAGTATAAATCATTTGTGTGTAATTCTTTAAGTTGTCTGGCTGGTACAGTTGTAATCTTTATTTGTGGTGTTAGTTGGCTTGCTGTTTACTTGGGTCTGGAACAAGCAATAATGGTAGGTGTTTTACCATTTATCCTTCCTGGTTTGGTAAAAATTTTTCTACTTGTGGCAGTTTTGCAATATTTGAAAAAATGA
- a CDS encoding nitroreductase family protein: protein MTSKQDLLSLMKERHSGRLYDPTRAISQKEMDILIEAVRLTPSCFGDEPWRYVICNKQNNQSAWKKLLDCLDESNQKWAKDAQVLIISLSAKNFRKPDKGGNFWAKHDTGAANYALMLQAAAMNLMAHQMGGFNRNKIVERFNIPDDFNVMSVIAVGYEKEGAEVKEKQRRSIKEIFFYDGWPAS from the coding sequence ATGACAAGTAAACAAGATCTATTATCGTTGATGAAAGAAAGACACAGCGGACGTTTATACGATCCTACAAGAGCAATATCTCAGAAAGAAATGGATATTTTAATAGAAGCTGTAAGGCTGACTCCCTCATGTTTTGGTGATGAACCTTGGAGATATGTAATATGCAACAAACAGAACAATCAAAGCGCATGGAAAAAATTGCTCGATTGTCTTGATGAATCTAATCAAAAGTGGGCAAAAGATGCACAAGTGTTAATCATATCTTTAAGTGCTAAAAACTTCCGAAAGCCAGACAAAGGGGGAAATTTTTGGGCTAAGCATGATACTGGTGCAGCAAATTATGCACTTATGCTGCAGGCTGCAGCTATGAACTTAATGGCTCATCAAATGGGTGGATTTAATAGAAATAAAATAGTTGAGAGATTCAATATACCTGATGATTTTAATGTAATGTCAGTGATAGCAGTTGGTTACGAAAAAGAGGGTGCTGAAGTCAAAGAAAAACAAAGAAGATCAATAAAAGAAATATTCTTTTATGACGGATGGCCAGCGAGCTGA
- a CDS encoding glycoside hydrolase family 5 protein: protein MKIFLLITAVLYSIVFCNVSAKSIPENSKMLFWQTGVRKGANVFNRKVDSDLIKAAKEYKIGFIRLAPDKFETTQRDFLLGNADNYPGLISKDLKVLKDVLDAFHQQKIPVILTMLSLPGSRWKQNNNDKDDLRLWSDQAFQKQAAKFWQDLAKELKDHPAIVGYNILNEPHPERLYNNTNSAIYNVEQSKVQKNLFGFYSSVVNSIRQVDSETPIILDSSSYADSNTFDKFKPVGDSNTLYSFHMYEPFAYTNLKLNQGNFSYPGHIQSFDAKKVEYWNKGKLRSYIEPVKIFQERYNIPDYKILAGEFGGHRCSKGLEHYFQDLTSIFNEYNWHFAVYGFREDTLDSMDYELGSKKLPGKDWQAIEEDRMKKYYLPDNPIFKILREEWSSQLAGHPS, encoded by the coding sequence GTGAAAATTTTTCTTCTAATTACAGCTGTTTTGTATTCTATAGTTTTCTGTAATGTGAGTGCTAAGTCAATACCGGAGAATAGCAAAATGCTCTTTTGGCAAACTGGAGTTAGAAAGGGAGCAAATGTTTTCAATAGAAAAGTTGATAGTGACTTAATCAAAGCAGCAAAGGAATACAAAATCGGTTTTATTCGTCTTGCTCCTGACAAATTTGAAACTACGCAACGTGACTTCCTCTTAGGCAATGCAGACAATTATCCGGGCCTGATTTCCAAAGACCTGAAAGTTCTTAAAGATGTTTTAGATGCTTTTCATCAACAAAAAATACCAGTAATATTAACGATGCTTAGCTTACCTGGATCTAGATGGAAGCAAAATAATAACGATAAAGATGATTTACGTTTATGGTCAGATCAAGCTTTTCAAAAACAAGCAGCAAAATTTTGGCAAGATCTTGCGAAAGAGCTTAAAGATCATCCTGCTATTGTTGGATATAATATCTTAAATGAACCACATCCAGAAAGACTTTATAATAACACAAATTCGGCTATTTATAATGTAGAGCAAAGCAAAGTTCAAAAGAATCTATTTGGCTTTTATAGCAGCGTGGTGAACAGTATCCGCCAAGTTGACTCAGAGACCCCAATAATACTTGATAGCAGCAGTTATGCTGACTCTAATACTTTTGATAAATTCAAACCAGTTGGTGATTCTAATACTCTTTATTCTTTTCACATGTATGAGCCTTTTGCTTATACAAACTTAAAATTAAACCAGGGTAACTTTTCCTACCCTGGGCATATTCAATCTTTTGATGCGAAAAAAGTAGAGTACTGGAATAAGGGTAAGTTAAGATCATACATAGAACCCGTAAAAATTTTCCAAGAGAGATATAATATACCAGATTATAAGATCCTTGCTGGAGAGTTTGGCGGGCATCGCTGTTCAAAAGGATTAGAGCACTATTTTCAAGATCTTACTTCTATTTTTAATGAATATAATTGGCACTTTGCTGTTTATGGCTTTCGAGAAGATACGTTGGATAGCATGGACTATGAACTTGGAAGTAAGAAATTACCAGGGAAAGATTGGCAAGCAATTGAAGAGGATAGGATGAAAAAGTATTACTTACCAGATAATCCAATTTTTAAGATATTAAGAGAAGAATGGTCAAGTCAGCTCGCTGGCCATCCGTCATAA
- the dapF gene encoding diaminopimelate epimerase, translating into MMSNLTDKIPFVKMHGTGNNFVIIDSRSTDDLNWNYKKIANQDSYDQVIVITNSSLADCFMHIYNADGRKVEMCGNAARCVGYLIMSEKGAEYITIELVNNRILECFKVGDKSIKVNMGKPLLKWYEIPLSTECNTLHLPIEIEMLKEPVAVNIGNPHIVFFVDNISEIPLQNLGPKLENHELFPQKTNVSIAQIEKSGEINLRVWERGTGITASCGSAACAAFVASILRKCLTTKQTSVHLPGGQLLIEWSKNILMTGDIGFL; encoded by the coding sequence ATGATGAGCAACTTAACGGATAAAATTCCTTTTGTAAAGATGCACGGAACTGGTAACAACTTCGTTATCATAGACTCACGTTCAACAGATGATTTAAATTGGAACTATAAAAAAATTGCTAACCAAGATAGTTACGATCAAGTTATAGTGATAACAAACTCCAGTTTAGCCGATTGCTTTATGCATATCTATAATGCTGATGGTAGAAAAGTTGAAATGTGCGGAAACGCGGCACGCTGTGTTGGGTATTTGATAATGTCAGAAAAAGGTGCTGAATATATCACTATTGAGTTGGTAAATAATCGTATCTTAGAATGTTTTAAAGTAGGTGATAAATCCATAAAGGTTAACATGGGTAAACCTTTGCTAAAATGGTATGAAATTCCCTTATCTACTGAGTGCAACACTCTTCACTTACCCATAGAGATTGAAATGCTAAAAGAGCCAGTTGCAGTAAATATTGGTAATCCTCACATAGTTTTTTTTGTTGATAACATAAGCGAAATACCATTGCAGAATTTAGGACCAAAGCTAGAAAATCACGAATTATTTCCTCAGAAAACAAATGTTAGTATTGCACAAATAGAAAAATCTGGAGAAATAAACTTAAGAGTTTGGGAAAGAGGAACAGGTATTACTGCTTCATGCGGTAGTGCGGCTTGTGCAGCATTTGTTGCATCTATACTTCGTAAGTGTTTGACTACTAAACAAACTTCAGTACATTTACCAGGAGGTCAGTTACTGATTGAGTGGTCAAAAAATATACTGATGACTGGGGATATAGGGTTTTTATGA
- the sucD gene encoding succinate--CoA ligase subunit alpha, which translates to MSILVNKDTRLICQGFTGAQGTFHSEQAIDYGTKMVGGVTPGKGGSTHLNLPVFNTVAEAKEKTGANATVIYVPAKFAAAAILEAIDAKIELIICITEGIPILDMVKVKNTLTGSKSRLIGPNCPGIITPEECKIGIMPGHIHKRGHIGIMSRSGTLTYEAVAQTTAVGFGQSTCIGIGGDPVHGMTFVDCMELFLKDDDTHGIVVIGEIGGNEEEDVSHFIKAEKTKKPIVGFVAGQTAPPGRRMGHAGAIISSSGGSAGTKLEVMRSAGVAIAETPAVIGKKVLEVMSVSA; encoded by the coding sequence ATGTCCATTTTAGTAAATAAAGATACAAGATTAATATGCCAGGGTTTTACTGGTGCACAAGGCACATTTCATTCAGAGCAAGCAATTGATTACGGAACGAAAATGGTGGGAGGTGTAACTCCTGGAAAGGGTGGTAGCACTCACCTTAATTTACCGGTTTTTAATACTGTAGCAGAAGCCAAAGAAAAAACCGGTGCAAATGCTACAGTTATATATGTACCTGCTAAATTTGCTGCTGCTGCAATACTTGAAGCAATAGATGCAAAAATAGAATTGATAATTTGTATTACAGAGGGCATTCCTATACTTGATATGGTGAAAGTGAAGAATACACTTACTGGCTCAAAAAGCCGATTGATTGGTCCCAACTGCCCGGGAATTATTACACCTGAAGAATGCAAAATAGGAATTATGCCTGGCCATATCCATAAGCGTGGACACATAGGAATTATGTCTCGCTCCGGAACTTTAACTTACGAGGCAGTAGCACAAACAACCGCTGTTGGTTTTGGTCAGTCAACATGTATAGGAATTGGAGGTGATCCTGTTCACGGTATGACGTTTGTTGACTGTATGGAGTTATTTTTAAAAGACGATGATACTCATGGTATTGTAGTTATTGGTGAAATAGGTGGAAATGAAGAAGAGGATGTATCGCATTTTATAAAGGCGGAAAAAACTAAAAAACCAATTGTTGGATTTGTAGCTGGCCAAACAGCACCTCCAGGGAGACGTATGGGGCACGCTGGTGCTATTATCTCCTCTAGTGGCGGAAGTGCTGGTACAAAGTTAGAGGTTATGCGCAGTGCTGGGGTTGCGATTGCAGAAACCCCTGCTGTGATTGGTAAAAAGGTATTAGAAGTAATGAGTGTCAGTGCCTAG
- the sucC gene encoding ADP-forming succinate--CoA ligase subunit beta, producing the protein MNIHEYQAKEILHKFNVPVPKGFVATSAEGVETQINQLKSDVFVVKAQIHAGGRGKAGGVKLAKSVEETQQFVEDMIGMTLVTHQTGPSGQQVRKVYIEEGSSIKKEYYLSLVVDPKLSRLVFIFSSEGGMDIEEVAKNSPTKIVKFDIDPATGFTSLDNNKLCNSFNLSSEQIGKITNIAKNIYDAFITTDASQIEVNPLVETSSGDFIALDAKINFDDNALYRHPKIMELRDYDEEVKEEIEASKYGLSYIKMDGSIGCMVNGAGLAMATMDIIKYYGAEPANFLDVGGGASKETVTEAFKIILSDSNVKGILVNIFGGIMRCDIIASGIVAAAKEMSIKVPLVVRLSGTNFKEGKRILEESGLNIIAADELDEAAQKIVQEVK; encoded by the coding sequence ATGAATATTCACGAATATCAAGCAAAGGAAATTTTACACAAGTTTAATGTCCCGGTACCAAAGGGTTTTGTTGCTACATCTGCAGAAGGAGTAGAAACTCAAATAAATCAACTAAAATCTGATGTGTTTGTGGTTAAAGCTCAAATTCATGCAGGTGGTAGGGGTAAAGCCGGTGGCGTAAAGCTAGCAAAGTCAGTTGAAGAAACTCAACAGTTTGTAGAGGACATGATTGGTATGACTTTAGTTACTCATCAAACAGGGCCAAGCGGGCAGCAAGTAAGAAAAGTGTACATTGAAGAAGGCTCAAGCATTAAGAAAGAGTACTATTTGAGTCTAGTAGTCGATCCAAAGCTTAGCAGGCTAGTATTTATATTTTCTTCAGAAGGTGGAATGGATATCGAAGAAGTGGCAAAAAATTCTCCTACAAAAATTGTGAAGTTTGATATTGACCCTGCTACTGGTTTTACAAGTCTTGATAACAATAAGCTTTGTAATAGCTTTAATCTGAGTTCAGAACAAATAGGAAAGATAACGAATATTGCAAAAAATATATATGATGCGTTTATTACAACTGACGCGAGCCAAATTGAAGTTAATCCACTGGTTGAAACAAGTTCTGGAGATTTCATTGCGCTCGATGCGAAAATTAATTTCGATGACAATGCTTTATATCGTCACCCAAAAATTATGGAACTTCGTGATTATGATGAAGAAGTGAAAGAAGAGATAGAGGCTTCAAAGTATGGGCTCAGTTACATCAAAATGGATGGCAGTATTGGTTGCATGGTAAACGGTGCAGGTCTTGCTATGGCAACAATGGATATAATAAAATACTACGGAGCAGAGCCTGCTAACTTTTTGGATGTTGGTGGTGGAGCGAGTAAAGAAACTGTAACTGAAGCATTCAAAATCATATTGTCTGATAGCAACGTAAAAGGAATTCTGGTTAACATATTTGGTGGTATAATGCGTTGCGATATTATTGCAAGTGGAATTGTTGCGGCTGCAAAAGAAATGAGCATTAAAGTTCCTCTAGTGGTTAGATTATCAGGCACTAACTTCAAAGAAGGAAAAAGAATTTTAGAAGAGTCAGGGCTAAATATTATTGCTGCAGATGAACTTGACGAGGCTGCACAGAAAATAGTACAAGAGGTGAAGTAG
- the rpsU gene encoding 30S ribosomal protein S21: MIEVSVHYGDVDRALPVLKKIIQKEGRGLKMKKKYHEKKSEKTAKKKAEARKKRYQQECRRQRYGW, from the coding sequence TTGATTGAAGTATCAGTCCATTATGGTGATGTAGATAGAGCTCTTCCAGTGTTGAAAAAAATAATTCAAAAGGAAGGAAGAGGGCTCAAAATGAAAAAAAAATATCACGAAAAGAAATCAGAGAAAACAGCTAAAAAAAAAGCTGAAGCAAGGAAAAAGAGGTATCAGCAAGAATGCAGAAGACAGCGTTATGGTTGGTAG
- a CDS encoding 16S rRNA (uracil(1498)-N(3))-methyltransferase, with amino-acid sequence MKKIRLYVEEALSQNVSLALHPRQSHYIYNVMRLKKHDNLYLFNGKDGEWLGEVVNISSKSTKIIIKERTKQQQHEKNLYLYCALVKSGALSNIVRQATEMGVTCIQFISTERTVVKNINLSRAKLQAIEAAEQSGRTSIPQVFFPINFCELYDSQNKNFVLCDETGEGQPPNKVLKGKKNVAIIVGPEGGFSSYELDSANKFCQKLSLGKRILRVDTAVVAALTFTNWYS; translated from the coding sequence ATGAAAAAAATTAGGCTTTATGTTGAAGAAGCTTTATCACAAAATGTAAGTTTGGCGCTTCATCCACGACAAAGTCACTATATTTACAATGTAATGCGGCTTAAGAAGCATGATAACCTCTATCTTTTTAATGGAAAGGATGGAGAATGGTTAGGAGAAGTAGTGAATATATCAAGTAAATCGACAAAAATTATAATAAAAGAACGCACTAAACAACAACAACATGAAAAAAATCTATATTTGTATTGTGCTCTGGTAAAAAGCGGCGCCTTAAGCAACATAGTAAGACAAGCAACTGAAATGGGAGTAACCTGCATTCAATTTATTTCAACAGAACGTACAGTAGTAAAAAACATTAACCTAAGTAGAGCGAAATTACAGGCAATTGAAGCTGCGGAACAATCCGGTAGGACAAGTATACCACAGGTTTTTTTTCCTATTAATTTTTGTGAATTATACGATTCTCAGAATAAAAATTTTGTTTTGTGTGATGAAACAGGTGAAGGACAACCTCCTAATAAAGTTCTAAAAGGCAAGAAAAACGTTGCTATTATTGTTGGCCCCGAAGGTGGTTTTTCATCCTACGAACTTGATTCTGCCAATAAATTTTGTCAGAAACTGAGTCTAGGAAAAAGAATTTTGAGAGTTGATACTGCTGTAGTTGCTGCATTAACCTTCACCAATTGGTATAGCTAG